One part of the Flavobacterium johnsoniae UW101 genome encodes these proteins:
- a CDS encoding amidohydrolase family protein produces MTRIITLFCIFIAQIGFSQSAESYLEKIRNNEALLTAFFQQMPKGGDLHHHFSGSVYAEPLLERAIAEDFYLNLETMAVSKTKPANGNWENFSSLKNKGKLDYYEQQIMQTWSVKDYNGSVPSDDQFFDSFMKFEPTIQGHFAEGMLELKKRAIAENVSYIETQLSTIPCDMNVSDLADFNTKLRQSADQKDEKAVLKLLDDLYKSLQKKDAKKYAEDFNTNFITKLHKDLKMDDDKFTMRYQNFVLRFMEPVDLFKNLVIAFISSNENKLTAGVNIVSPEHGQTSMKDYWLHMVMFKYCHSKFPDVKYTLHAGELTLGLVQPEELTWHINDAIYVAGANRIGHGVDIAYEANSYDLLKYMAQKNIPIEINLVSNEFILKVKENRHPFTLYKEFNVPIVISTDDAGILRSNMTEQYVLLAKRYPDVNYETIKKYVYNSINYSFIQDASVKKQLIKDLDNRFKTFESKFSKN; encoded by the coding sequence ATGACAAGGATAATTACGCTTTTCTGTATTTTTATAGCACAAATCGGCTTTTCTCAATCAGCTGAGAGTTATTTAGAAAAAATCAGAAATAATGAAGCTCTCTTAACAGCTTTTTTTCAACAAATGCCAAAAGGAGGCGATTTACACCACCATTTTTCAGGATCCGTTTATGCAGAACCTCTTTTAGAAAGAGCGATTGCAGAAGACTTTTATTTGAATTTAGAAACTATGGCAGTTTCTAAAACCAAACCTGCAAACGGAAACTGGGAAAATTTCTCATCTCTTAAAAACAAAGGAAAATTAGACTATTACGAACAGCAGATTATGCAGACTTGGTCGGTAAAAGACTATAATGGTTCTGTACCTTCTGACGATCAGTTTTTTGATTCTTTTATGAAATTCGAGCCGACTATTCAAGGTCATTTTGCAGAAGGAATGCTCGAATTAAAAAAACGTGCCATTGCCGAAAATGTAAGTTATATCGAAACACAATTATCGACAATTCCATGCGATATGAATGTTTCAGATTTAGCTGATTTCAACACAAAACTTCGCCAATCTGCTGATCAAAAAGACGAAAAAGCAGTTCTAAAACTTTTAGATGATTTGTATAAATCGCTTCAGAAAAAAGACGCTAAAAAATATGCTGAAGATTTCAATACTAATTTCATAACAAAACTGCACAAGGATTTAAAAATGGATGACGATAAATTCACCATGCGTTATCAAAACTTTGTACTTCGTTTTATGGAACCTGTAGATTTATTCAAAAACCTGGTTATCGCTTTTATTTCATCAAACGAAAATAAACTGACTGCCGGTGTAAACATCGTTTCTCCAGAACACGGACAGACTTCTATGAAAGATTACTGGCTTCACATGGTAATGTTTAAATACTGTCATTCTAAATTTCCAGACGTAAAATATACGCTTCATGCGGGTGAATTAACTTTAGGATTGGTTCAGCCAGAAGAATTAACGTGGCACATTAACGATGCGATTTATGTTGCCGGTGCAAACAGAATTGGTCACGGAGTTGATATCGCTTACGAAGCCAATTCGTATGATTTATTAAAATATATGGCTCAAAAAAATATTCCAATTGAAATCAATTTAGTGAGCAACGAATTCATTTTGAAGGTAAAAGAAAACAGACATCCGTTTACGCTTTACAAAGAATTTAATGTGCCAATTGTGATCAGTACAGACGATGCAGGAATTTTAAGAAGCAATATGACAGAACAATATGTTTTACTGGCAAAAAGATATCCTGACGTAAATTATGAAACGATTAAAAAATACGTTTACAACAGCATCAATTACAGTTTTATTCAGGATGCATCGGTAAAAAAACAATTAATTAAAGATTTAGATAATCGTTTTAAAACTTTTGAATCGAAATTTTCTAAAAACTAA
- a CDS encoding antibiotic biosynthesis monooxygenase family protein: MILEAAFLYVKPELASKFEADFAKASQYISSVDGYLGHRLEKCLEVENKYLLLVDWNTLEDHTVGFRTSEAYLEWKKILHHYYEPFPIVEHFETVFENKK; the protein is encoded by the coding sequence ATGATCCTAGAAGCAGCATTTCTTTATGTAAAACCAGAATTAGCCTCTAAATTTGAAGCTGATTTTGCAAAAGCAAGTCAATATATTTCATCAGTCGACGGTTATTTAGGACATCGATTAGAAAAATGTCTTGAGGTAGAAAACAAATATCTTTTGTTGGTCGACTGGAATACACTTGAAGATCATACAGTAGGTTTTAGAACTTCTGAAGCATATTTAGAGTGGAAGAAAATTTTACATCATTATTACGAACCTTTTCCAATTGTAGAACATTTTGAAACGGTTTTTGAAAATAAAAAATAG
- the rlmH gene encoding 23S rRNA (pseudouridine(1915)-N(3))-methyltransferase RlmH: MNIKLIAIGKTDNKSLQTLIDDYTKRLSFYIKFDLEIIPDIKNVKNLSESQQKEKEGELILSKLSATDQLILLDENGKTFSSVGFSEELQKKMNSGVKTLVFVIGGPYGFSETIYKKAQGKVSLSLMTFSHQMVRLFFIEQLYRGFTILRNEPYHHQ, from the coding sequence ATGAACATCAAACTCATCGCTATAGGCAAAACAGATAATAAATCGCTTCAAACTTTGATTGACGATTATACCAAACGTTTATCCTTTTATATCAAATTTGATCTGGAAATTATTCCTGACATTAAAAATGTAAAAAACTTATCTGAAAGCCAGCAAAAGGAAAAAGAAGGCGAACTGATTCTGTCTAAACTTTCGGCAACTGATCAGCTTATTTTATTGGATGAAAACGGAAAAACCTTCTCTAGTGTTGGTTTCTCAGAAGAACTCCAAAAGAAAATGAATTCTGGTGTAAAAACACTGGTTTTTGTAATTGGCGGACCTTACGGATTCTCTGAAACGATTTATAAAAAAGCGCAGGGAAAAGTTTCGCTTTCGCTAATGACATTTTCGCATCAAATGGTTCGCTTATTTTTTATTGAACAATTGTACCGCGGATTTACAATTTTACGCAACGAACCTTATCATCATCAATAA
- the folP gene encoding dihydropteroate synthase: protein MFINCKGGLIDLSIPKVMGILNVTPNSFFDGGKYKNEDEIISQVDKMLSEGAAFIDIGAYSSKPSAEFVTEQEEIDRIVPAIELILKHFPKTLLSIDTFRAEVAKASIESGAAIINDIAAGELDDKMFDVIAKYNVPYIMMHMRGNPQTMQSLTQYDDIIKEMLFYFSEKVKQARSLGINDLILDPGFGFAKTTDQNYEVMQKMELFNLLELPVLAGISRKSMIYKTLDITPQDALNGTTFLNTIALTKGAKILRVHDVKEAVECVTLFNKMS from the coding sequence ATGTTTATTAACTGCAAAGGCGGACTTATAGATTTATCGATTCCTAAAGTAATGGGAATTTTAAACGTTACGCCGAATTCTTTCTTTGATGGAGGGAAATATAAAAACGAAGACGAAATTATTTCGCAAGTAGATAAAATGCTTTCTGAAGGCGCAGCATTTATCGATATTGGAGCCTATTCAAGCAAACCAAGCGCTGAATTTGTAACCGAACAAGAAGAAATCGACCGAATTGTTCCTGCAATTGAATTGATTTTAAAGCATTTTCCAAAAACATTATTATCTATTGACACTTTTAGGGCTGAAGTCGCAAAAGCGAGTATCGAAAGCGGTGCGGCGATAATAAATGATATTGCGGCGGGCGAATTAGATGATAAAATGTTTGATGTTATCGCAAAATATAACGTTCCATATATCATGATGCACATGCGAGGAAATCCACAGACGATGCAGAGTTTGACGCAATACGATGATATCATTAAAGAAATGCTTTTCTATTTTTCTGAAAAAGTAAAACAAGCAAGGTCATTAGGAATTAACGATTTAATATTAGATCCTGGTTTTGGTTTTGCTAAAACAACGGATCAGAATTATGAAGTAATGCAGAAAATGGAGCTTTTTAATCTTTTAGAATTACCTGTTTTAGCAGGAATTTCAAGAAAATCAATGATTTATAAAACGCTGGATATTACACCGCAAGATGCTTTAAACGGAACAACGTTTCTAAATACCATTGCTTTGACAAAAGGTGCTAAAATTCTTCGTGTGCATGATGTAAAAGAAGCAGTGGAATGTGTTACTTTGTTTAATAAAATGAGTTAA
- a CDS encoding DUF1599 domain-containing protein gives MKNTSQEFDNVIEVCRTLFINKMKDYGSAWRILRLPSLTDQIFIKAQRIRSLQENEVRKVDEDEKGEFIGIINYSIMALIQLELGVVEQPDLDVEKATELYDAKVKLTKDLMEAKNHDYGEAWRDMRVSSLTDLILQKLLRVKQIEDNKGKTIVSEGIDANYQDMINYSVFALILNPINK, from the coding sequence ATGAAGAATACTTCCCAAGAGTTTGATAATGTAATCGAGGTTTGCCGAACCCTGTTTATCAATAAAATGAAAGACTATGGCAGTGCGTGGAGAATTTTAAGACTGCCGTCGCTGACAGATCAGATTTTTATAAAAGCACAACGAATTAGAAGTTTACAGGAAAACGAAGTCCGTAAAGTTGACGAAGACGAAAAAGGAGAATTTATCGGAATCATCAATTATTCTATCATGGCTTTGATTCAGCTTGAATTAGGCGTTGTAGAGCAGCCGGATTTGGATGTTGAAAAAGCAACTGAATTATACGATGCTAAAGTAAAATTGACCAAAGATTTAATGGAAGCTAAAAATCACGATTACGGCGAAGCCTGGCGCGATATGCGAGTAAGTTCATTAACTGATTTGATTCTTCAAAAACTGCTTCGCGTAAAACAAATTGAAGATAATAAAGGAAAAACAATTGTATCTGAAGGAATCGATGCTAATTATCAGGATATGATTAATTATTCTGTTTTTGCTTTAATCCTAAATCCTATAAATAAATAG
- a CDS encoding BT_3928 family protein: MKNIITQFSRLFVGVLFIISGLIKLNDPVGFSYKLTEYFSEPVFNMPFLEPFTLSMAIVLVILEVVLGVMLLVGYKATQTIWALLLLIVFFTFLTFYSAYFDVVKDCGCFGDALHLTPWQSFTKDVVLLFFILILFFNQKLIKPLFSTSKTNFAVYLSVILSALMAYWVINHNPIKDFRPYKVGNNIEKGMEIPEGAPKSVVEMIFIYKVNGVDKEFTEKDLMNIPEGATFVDRKDKVISEGYVPPIHDFTMTKDDSDYKDELLKEPKLLVFVTYDLTKSDPAGMKKLAKVTADAKAKGYKVIAMTASGADEIAKAKKEYNLDVDFYFCDATTLKTIERANPSIVVIQKGTVVQKLHYNDVDDLKLSDVAYSL, encoded by the coding sequence ATGAAAAACATCATTACCCAATTCTCCCGATTATTTGTCGGTGTATTATTTATCATTTCCGGATTAATTAAATTGAACGACCCGGTAGGTTTCTCTTACAAGCTTACAGAGTATTTTAGTGAACCTGTTTTCAATATGCCTTTTTTAGAGCCGTTTACACTAAGTATGGCTATTGTTCTGGTAATATTAGAAGTAGTTTTAGGAGTAATGTTATTAGTAGGCTATAAAGCCACACAAACAATTTGGGCTCTATTGCTTCTAATTGTTTTCTTTACTTTCCTTACCTTCTATTCTGCTTATTTTGATGTAGTAAAAGATTGCGGCTGTTTTGGTGATGCCTTACATTTAACACCTTGGCAGTCATTCACAAAAGACGTAGTTTTATTATTCTTCATTTTGATTTTATTCTTCAACCAAAAACTGATAAAACCTTTATTTTCAACTTCAAAAACGAATTTTGCAGTTTATCTTAGTGTAATTTTATCTGCATTAATGGCATATTGGGTTATAAATCATAATCCTATAAAAGATTTCCGTCCGTATAAAGTTGGAAATAATATTGAAAAAGGAATGGAAATTCCTGAAGGTGCGCCAAAGTCAGTTGTTGAAATGATTTTCATTTACAAAGTAAACGGAGTTGACAAAGAGTTTACCGAAAAAGATTTAATGAATATTCCAGAAGGCGCAACGTTTGTAGATAGAAAAGACAAAGTTATTTCAGAAGGTTATGTACCGCCAATTCATGATTTTACAATGACAAAAGATGATTCTGATTATAAAGATGAATTATTAAAAGAACCAAAATTATTAGTTTTTGTAACGTATGATCTAACTAAATCTGACCCAGCCGGAATGAAAAAACTGGCTAAAGTTACTGCAGATGCAAAAGCTAAAGGTTACAAAGTTATTGCTATGACTGCATCTGGAGCTGATGAAATCGCAAAAGCAAAAAAAGAGTATAACTTAGATGTTGATTTCTATTTCTGCGATGCTACAACTTTAAAAACAATCGAAAGAGCAAATCCTAGTATTGTTGTAATACAAAAAGGAACTGTTGTTCAAAAACTACATTACAACGATGTTGATGATTTAAAACTATCGGATGTTGCGTATAGTCTATAA
- a CDS encoding DUF6934 family protein, with product MKHLQYDLYRNTDTTIFEFKSVGPNGEITKIITFNATQSKEIYNLAFGDLIYNEVQKKYTLDDSTITDNGDRNIILATVAKSVYLFTEKYPERMIFFKGSTLGRTRLYRRAISINLEELSETFVIFGAIINEFGNVTSVPFKTNGDFLGFIIKRKEL from the coding sequence ATGAAGCATTTACAATATGATCTGTATAGAAATACTGACACAACTATTTTTGAATTTAAAAGTGTTGGCCCAAATGGAGAAATAACAAAAATCATAACATTTAATGCTACTCAATCTAAGGAAATATATAATCTGGCATTTGGAGATTTAATATACAATGAAGTTCAGAAAAAATACACTTTGGATGATTCAACAATTACAGACAATGGAGACCGGAATATAATTTTAGCTACTGTTGCCAAATCGGTTTATCTTTTTACTGAAAAATATCCTGAGAGAATGATCTTCTTTAAAGGCAGCACACTTGGACGAACACGTTTATACAGAAGGGCAATCTCTATTAATTTAGAAGAATTATCCGAAACTTTCGTTATCTTTGGAGCAATAATAAATGAGTTTGGAAACGTAACCAGTGTACCTTTTAAAACAAATGGTGATTTTTTGGGTTTTATTATAAAAAGAAAAGAATTATGA
- a CDS encoding TlpA family protein disulfide reductase, which translates to MKQIALIFIAFITFSCSQAQKTSFSKEALSEKLLTLDGGQVTFKNILKKYKGKTLVIEVWASWCGDCVKAMPKLKELQANNPDVSYLFLSADKTADKWKAGIEKHELKGDHFMMNDGMKGVFGKAIDLDWIPRYIVIDKTGKIVLYRAIETDFDKINETLKSLK; encoded by the coding sequence ATGAAACAAATAGCTTTAATCTTTATTGCATTTATAACCTTTTCTTGCTCTCAGGCTCAGAAAACAAGTTTTTCTAAAGAGGCTTTATCAGAAAAATTATTAACCCTTGACGGAGGTCAGGTTACTTTTAAAAACATTTTAAAAAAATACAAAGGAAAAACTTTAGTTATCGAAGTTTGGGCTTCCTGGTGCGGCGACTGTGTAAAAGCAATGCCAAAATTAAAAGAGTTACAAGCTAACAATCCTGATGTTTCTTATTTATTCCTTTCTGCTGATAAAACAGCCGATAAATGGAAAGCTGGAATAGAAAAACACGAATTAAAAGGCGATCATTTTATGATGAACGACGGTATGAAAGGTGTTTTTGGAAAAGCAATTGACTTAGACTGGATTCCGAGATATATTGTTATTGACAAAACCGGAAAAATAGTTTTATATCGTGCTATCGAAACTGATTTCGACAAAATCAATGAAACACTTAAAAGCTTAAAATAA
- the tpiA gene encoding triose-phosphate isomerase has translation MRKSIVAGNWKMHKNAAQTEELLNELIAKIPAKTNAQVIVAPTFVNLQAAAAKLKNTTIGVSAQNVHQAEGGAFTGEISADMLTSIGVNTVILGHSERRAIFHETDALIANKVDTALKHDMTVIFCFGEELKDRQSGNHFNIVENQLRDGVFHIAKESWSKIVLAYEPVWAIGTGETASPEQAQEMHEFIRETIRKAFGAEIADEVSILYGGSVKPENAKEIFSKPDVDGGLIGGAALKADDFLAIVTAI, from the coding sequence ATGAGAAAATCGATTGTTGCAGGAAACTGGAAAATGCATAAAAATGCAGCGCAGACTGAAGAATTATTAAACGAATTAATTGCAAAAATTCCAGCAAAAACAAATGCACAAGTTATTGTAGCGCCAACTTTTGTAAACTTACAAGCTGCTGCTGCTAAATTAAAAAATACAACTATTGGAGTTTCTGCTCAAAACGTTCACCAAGCTGAAGGCGGTGCTTTTACAGGAGAAATTTCTGCAGATATGTTAACAAGCATTGGTGTTAATACTGTAATCTTAGGTCACTCTGAGCGTAGAGCTATTTTCCACGAAACTGATGCTTTAATCGCAAACAAAGTTGATACTGCTTTAAAACACGATATGACAGTAATTTTCTGTTTTGGAGAAGAATTAAAAGACCGTCAGTCTGGAAATCATTTCAACATTGTTGAAAATCAATTACGTGACGGAGTTTTCCATATCGCAAAAGAATCTTGGTCTAAAATTGTTTTAGCTTACGAACCAGTTTGGGCTATCGGAACTGGAGAAACTGCTTCACCAGAACAAGCTCAGGAAATGCACGAATTTATCAGAGAAACGATCCGCAAAGCTTTTGGAGCTGAAATCGCAGATGAAGTTTCTATTTTATACGGTGGTTCTGTAAAACCAGAAAACGCTAAAGAAATCTTCTCTAAACCAGACGTAGATGGTGGTTTAATTGGTGGTGCAGCTTTAAAAGCTGACGATTTCTTAGCAATTGTAACTGCTATCTAA